In Gordonia phthalatica, one genomic interval encodes:
- a CDS encoding sigma-70 family RNA polymerase sigma factor produces MKLTGEALGQAVRAAADGDRAALTSVLESVREPVLRYCRGRIGAGERHLFSADDVAQEVLMAVMTALPRYEDQGRPFMAFVYGIASHKVADAMRSAARVKSDPVDEVPDAMDFANGPEQAALESDASRRMRDLLGTLPEKQREILVLRLVVGLSAEETAEIVGSSPGAVRVAQHRALTKLKKTVKAGGERR; encoded by the coding sequence ATGAAACTTACAGGTGAGGCGTTGGGCCAGGCGGTCCGTGCGGCCGCTGACGGCGACCGCGCTGCGCTGACCTCAGTTCTCGAAAGTGTCAGGGAGCCAGTCCTGCGCTACTGCCGAGGACGAATCGGTGCAGGAGAACGGCACTTGTTCTCCGCTGATGACGTGGCTCAGGAGGTGTTGATGGCGGTTATGACGGCGTTGCCCCGGTACGAAGACCAGGGCCGACCCTTCATGGCGTTCGTCTACGGCATCGCCTCACACAAGGTCGCCGACGCTATGCGATCGGCGGCTCGGGTGAAGTCCGACCCAGTGGACGAAGTGCCCGACGCCATGGATTTCGCCAACGGCCCAGAGCAGGCGGCTCTCGAGTCCGACGCTTCGCGCCGGATGAGGGACCTGCTCGGCACCCTGCCGGAGAAGCAGCGCGAGATCCTCGTGCTGAGGCTCGTGGTCGGGTTGTCAGCCGAAGAGACTGCCGAGATCGTCGGCAGCAGCCCGGGCGCGGTGCGCGTAGCGCAGCACCGTGCCCTGACAAAGCTCAAGAAGACAGTGAAAGCAGGAGGTGAACGTCGATGA
- a CDS encoding anti-sigma-D factor RsdA, with translation MSDDGVTSGPIDVGAVSRDDAFLDNLAAGRAANVADSAEYELAGLIAQWRVDSISSPIPTTPTVADIEAAISRANARERRGGLSRRLRVVSGAAAVLAVVGAGLLVMSEGSQPGDPLWSVKQVVFAEQAQQTQAKVNAEANIQAAKEALKAGDVVKAKKYIEEAEKDVGPINDKSEVADLREVIDDIRDRTLKELIPRLSSLPKLPPSTTTVSPTEEKPNPTVLLESPTPSTSTSKPSTPPSESTTKPSKPSKPSEPSKTTEPSSTTPTASGTAETIAPTTGVS, from the coding sequence ATGAGTGACGACGGTGTGACATCCGGCCCCATCGACGTTGGCGCGGTGAGCCGCGACGACGCATTCCTCGACAACCTCGCGGCCGGTCGCGCCGCGAACGTCGCCGACAGCGCCGAGTACGAGTTGGCCGGGCTCATCGCCCAGTGGAGAGTGGACTCGATCTCGAGCCCGATCCCGACGACTCCGACGGTCGCCGACATCGAAGCGGCGATCAGCCGTGCCAATGCGAGGGAGCGCCGCGGGGGACTGTCCCGTCGACTGCGGGTCGTCTCCGGCGCCGCTGCGGTGCTTGCTGTCGTCGGTGCGGGTCTGCTGGTGATGTCCGAGGGCTCGCAGCCCGGTGATCCCCTGTGGAGCGTGAAGCAGGTGGTGTTCGCCGAGCAGGCACAGCAGACTCAGGCGAAGGTCAATGCGGAGGCCAACATCCAGGCCGCCAAGGAGGCCCTCAAGGCCGGTGACGTCGTCAAGGCGAAGAAGTACATCGAGGAGGCGGAGAAGGACGTCGGCCCGATCAACGACAAGAGCGAGGTCGCGGATCTGCGCGAGGTGATCGACGACATCCGGGACCGCACCCTGAAGGAGTTGATCCCGAGGCTCTCGTCACTGCCGAAGCTGCCGCCGTCGACGACGACGGTGTCGCCGACCGAGGAGAAGCCGAACCCGACGGTGTTGCTCGAGTCGCCGACGCCGTCGACCAGCACCAGCAAGCCGTCGACCCCGCCCAGCGAGTCCACGACGAAGCCGTCGAAGCCGTCGAAGCCGTCGGAGCCGTCCAAGACCACCGAGCCGTCGAGCACCACGCCGACCGCATCGGGGACCGCTGAGACGATAGCGCCGACGACGGGCGTCAGCTGA
- a CDS encoding DUF5319 domain-containing protein, producing MHDPFAGLPPDPFADDPNDPASALDALDPGIPLDEGERTAVEEDLADLDVYERLLSPRGVRGLVVMCEDCHEDHYHDWDMLRSNLRQLLVDGTVRPHEPAVDPQPDDYVTWDYCRGYADASLRYHERY from the coding sequence GTGCATGACCCTTTCGCAGGACTCCCGCCGGACCCGTTCGCCGACGACCCGAACGACCCCGCGTCGGCACTCGACGCACTCGACCCGGGAATCCCTCTTGACGAGGGAGAACGTACCGCCGTGGAAGAGGATTTGGCCGACCTCGACGTGTACGAAAGACTCCTCTCCCCGCGGGGAGTTCGGGGCCTTGTGGTGATGTGCGAGGACTGTCATGAAGATCACTACCACGACTGGGACATGCTCCGGTCGAATCTGCGTCAGCTGCTCGTCGACGGGACGGTTCGCCCCCACGAGCCGGCCGTCGATCCGCAGCCCGATGACTATGTGACGTGGGATTACTGCCGCGGCTACGCGGACGCTTCGCTGCGCTATCACGAACGCTACTGA
- the guaB gene encoding IMP dehydrogenase, with amino-acid sequence MTQVRTGGDDPNKVAMLGLTFDDVLLLPAASDVVPNAVDTSSKLTREITLRVPLVSSAMDTVTEARMAIAMARAGGMGVLHRNLSIEAQAAAVETVKRSEAGMVTNPVTCLPSNTLAEVDAMCARYRISGLPVVDAKGDLVGIITNRDMRFEADDSRPVSEVMTPAPLITASEGVSAEAALGLLRRHKIEKLPIVDGNGKLTGLITVKDFVKTEQFPDATKDADGRLLVGAAVGAGDEAWTRALTLADAGVDVLVIDSAHGHSRGVLDMVGKLKAEIGGRVQLIGGNVATREGAQALIDAGVDAVKVGVGPGSICTTRVVAGVGAPQITAILEAVAVAKAAGVPVVADGGLQYSGDVAKALAAGASTAMLGSLLAGTAESPGELILVNGKQFKSYRGMGSLGAMQGRGQGKSYSKDRYFQDDVLAEDKLVPEGIEGRVPFRGPLNQVIHQLTGGLRAAMGYTGSATIEDLQNAQFVQITAAGLKESHPHDITLTAEAPNYYAR; translated from the coding sequence ATGACGCAGGTTCGCACTGGTGGAGATGATCCAAACAAGGTCGCAATGCTCGGCCTCACCTTCGATGACGTTCTGTTGCTCCCCGCGGCTTCAGACGTCGTCCCGAATGCAGTGGACACATCGTCCAAGCTGACTCGGGAGATCACCCTGCGGGTCCCGCTCGTCAGTTCCGCCATGGACACCGTCACCGAGGCGCGCATGGCCATCGCCATGGCCCGCGCCGGCGGCATGGGCGTGCTGCACCGCAACCTCTCCATCGAGGCGCAGGCCGCCGCCGTCGAGACCGTGAAGCGGTCGGAGGCGGGCATGGTCACCAACCCCGTCACCTGCCTGCCGAGCAACACGCTCGCCGAGGTCGACGCGATGTGTGCGCGCTACCGCATCTCGGGCCTGCCCGTCGTGGATGCGAAGGGCGACCTCGTCGGCATCATCACCAACCGCGACATGCGCTTCGAGGCCGACGACTCGCGACCGGTGTCCGAAGTCATGACCCCGGCACCGCTGATCACCGCCTCCGAGGGCGTCTCCGCCGAGGCCGCGCTCGGCCTGCTGCGTCGCCACAAGATCGAGAAGCTCCCGATCGTCGACGGCAACGGCAAGCTCACGGGTCTCATCACCGTCAAGGACTTCGTCAAGACCGAGCAGTTCCCCGACGCCACCAAGGACGCCGACGGCCGCCTGCTGGTCGGTGCCGCGGTCGGAGCCGGCGACGAGGCCTGGACTCGTGCCCTCACCCTCGCCGACGCCGGCGTCGACGTCCTCGTCATCGACAGCGCGCACGGCCACTCCCGCGGCGTGCTCGACATGGTGGGCAAGCTCAAGGCCGAGATCGGCGGCCGCGTCCAGCTGATCGGCGGCAACGTCGCGACCCGCGAAGGCGCTCAGGCCCTGATCGACGCCGGTGTGGACGCCGTGAAGGTCGGTGTCGGCCCCGGTTCCATCTGCACCACCCGCGTCGTCGCCGGCGTCGGTGCACCCCAGATCACCGCGATCCTCGAGGCCGTCGCCGTCGCGAAGGCCGCCGGCGTCCCCGTCGTCGCCGACGGCGGTCTGCAGTACTCGGGCGACGTCGCCAAGGCCCTCGCGGCCGGTGCGTCCACCGCCATGCTCGGCTCACTCCTGGCAGGCACCGCCGAGTCGCCTGGCGAGCTGATCCTCGTCAACGGCAAGCAGTTCAAGAGCTACCGTGGCATGGGGTCGCTCGGTGCCATGCAGGGCCGCGGCCAGGGCAAGTCGTACTCCAAGGACCGCTACTTCCAGGACGACGTCCTCGCCGAGGACAAGCTGGTTCCGGAGGGCATCGAGGGACGCGTTCCGTTCCGCGGCCCGCTGAACCAGGTCATCCACCAGCTGACCGGCGGTCTGCGTGCGGCCATGGGCTACACGGGCTCGGCGACCATCGAGGATCTGCAGAACGCGCAGTTCGTTCAGATCACCGCCGCGGGCCTCAAGGAATCGCACCCGCACGACATCACCCTCACCGCCGAGGCACCCAACTACTATGCTCGCTGA
- a CDS encoding GuaB3 family IMP dehydrogenase-related protein, which translates to MRDLVEFGMGRTARRTYELEDISIIPSRRTRSSKNVSTAWQIDAYRFDSPILNHPTDALGSPDSVIALGKAGALGVLNGEGLWARHEQVEDKLAELAEIAEKNPDPSAAIRRLQELHRAPIDIDLLSQAVAKVRAAGVTTAVRVSPQHAPELTPALIKAGAEILVVHGTIISAEHVVLVDRGTDDGVSEEPLNLKTFISDLDIPVIAGGVHDHRTALHLMRTGAAGVIVGYGSTEGSTTTGEVLGIGVPMATAIADAAAARREYLDETGGRYVHVIADGDIHTSGDLAKAIACGADAAVLGTPLAAAETAPGHGWYWPSAAAHPDTPRGALMQVALDEGRPSLDTVLNGPSDDPDGLLNLVGGLRRSMAKAGYSDLKEFQKVGLSVRA; encoded by the coding sequence GTGCGTGACCTCGTCGAATTCGGCATGGGCCGGACGGCCCGCCGGACGTACGAACTGGAAGACATCTCGATCATCCCGTCCCGTCGGACGCGATCGTCGAAGAACGTGTCGACGGCCTGGCAGATCGATGCCTACCGGTTCGACTCGCCGATCCTGAACCACCCGACCGACGCACTGGGCTCCCCGGACTCCGTGATCGCACTGGGCAAGGCCGGCGCGCTTGGCGTGCTCAACGGGGAAGGCCTGTGGGCCCGCCACGAGCAGGTCGAGGACAAGCTCGCCGAACTCGCGGAGATCGCCGAGAAGAACCCGGACCCGTCGGCCGCGATCCGACGCCTCCAGGAACTGCATCGGGCGCCGATCGACATCGACCTGCTGAGCCAGGCCGTGGCCAAGGTCCGCGCGGCCGGTGTCACCACCGCCGTCCGGGTGAGTCCGCAGCACGCTCCCGAGTTGACGCCCGCGCTCATCAAGGCGGGGGCCGAGATCCTCGTCGTGCACGGCACCATCATCTCGGCCGAGCATGTGGTGCTCGTGGACCGCGGTACCGACGACGGCGTCTCCGAGGAGCCGCTGAATCTGAAGACGTTCATCTCCGACCTCGACATCCCGGTGATCGCGGGCGGCGTGCACGACCACCGCACGGCTCTGCACCTGATGCGGACCGGTGCCGCGGGCGTCATCGTCGGCTACGGATCCACCGAGGGCTCCACCACCACCGGTGAGGTGCTCGGCATCGGCGTCCCGATGGCCACCGCCATCGCCGACGCGGCCGCGGCCCGTCGCGAATACCTCGACGAGACCGGCGGACGCTACGTCCACGTGATCGCCGACGGCGACATCCACACCTCGGGCGACCTCGCTAAGGCGATCGCCTGCGGGGCCGACGCAGCCGTCCTCGGCACGCCGCTCGCGGCCGCCGAGACCGCACCCGGCCACGGCTGGTACTGGCCGTCGGCCGCCGCCCACCCGGACACCCCGCGCGGCGCGCTGATGCAGGTGGCGCTCGACGAGGGACGCCCCTCGCTCGACACCGTCCTCAACGGACCGTCGGACGACCCCGACGGCCTGCTGAACCTGGTCGGCGGACTGCGCCGATCCATGGCGAAGGCCGGCTACTCGGATCTCAAGGAGTTCCAGAAGGTCGGACTCTCCGTCCGCGCCTGA
- a CDS encoding cytochrome P450 codes for MVVETLPSYTLRSGPTWRDPYPMYATLRDRDPVHHVVPERHPDDDFYVLTRHADVMAAARDWETFSSAQGLTVNYGELAKIGLQDNPPMVMLDPPAHTDFRKLVARGFTPRQVTTLEPRVREFVATRLEDLASRGGGDIAADLFKPLPSMVVAHYLGVPDSDRGQFDAWTDAIVAANPGADLGSAVTGAADAVVGLMAYFSDLIDHRRRHPGDDTVSHLVTAGVADGSDSAGVLSVLAFAFTMVAGGNDTTTGMLGGSAALLTERRDQRRLLIDEPELLPTAVNELLRLTSPVQGLCRTATRDVEIEGVVVPAGRKVLLCYASANRDERVYGPDADALDVRRDPATILTFSHGTHHCLGAAAARMQARVTLQELLARCPDFSVDIEGIEWATGNYVRRPVSVPFTA; via the coding sequence ATGGTGGTCGAAACGCTTCCGTCGTACACGCTCCGCTCCGGACCCACATGGCGCGATCCGTACCCGATGTATGCGACATTGCGCGACCGCGATCCCGTCCACCACGTCGTTCCGGAGCGTCACCCCGACGACGACTTCTACGTCTTGACCCGACATGCGGACGTGATGGCCGCGGCCCGCGACTGGGAGACCTTCTCCTCGGCGCAGGGTCTCACCGTGAACTACGGCGAACTGGCGAAGATCGGACTGCAGGACAACCCGCCGATGGTGATGCTCGATCCGCCCGCGCACACCGATTTCCGCAAACTCGTCGCCCGCGGCTTCACACCCCGCCAGGTCACCACGCTGGAACCCCGGGTCCGCGAGTTCGTGGCGACGCGACTCGAGGACCTCGCGTCGCGCGGGGGAGGTGACATCGCGGCCGACCTGTTCAAGCCGCTGCCGAGCATGGTCGTCGCGCACTACCTGGGCGTCCCGGACTCCGACCGCGGGCAGTTCGACGCGTGGACCGACGCGATCGTCGCCGCCAACCCGGGCGCCGATCTGGGGTCGGCGGTGACCGGTGCGGCGGACGCGGTCGTCGGGCTGATGGCCTACTTCTCCGATCTCATCGATCATCGGCGGCGGCATCCCGGCGACGACACGGTGTCGCATCTGGTGACGGCGGGCGTCGCCGACGGATCCGATTCGGCGGGTGTGCTGTCCGTGCTCGCGTTCGCGTTCACGATGGTCGCCGGCGGCAACGACACGACCACCGGGATGCTCGGCGGCTCGGCGGCGTTGCTGACCGAGCGCCGCGACCAACGTCGCCTGCTGATCGACGAACCCGAACTCCTCCCGACAGCGGTCAACGAACTGCTCCGTCTGACGTCGCCCGTGCAGGGGCTGTGCCGAACCGCCACGCGCGACGTCGAGATCGAGGGCGTCGTCGTCCCCGCCGGGCGGAAGGTGCTCCTCTGCTACGCGTCCGCCAACCGCGACGAGCGCGTGTACGGACCGGACGCGGACGCCCTCGACGTGCGCCGTGACCCCGCGACCATCCTCACCTTCAGCCATGGCACCCACCACTGCCTCGGTGCGGCGGCCGCGCGGATGCAGGCGCGAGTGACGCTGCAGGAACTCCTCGCTCGATGCCCGGACTTCTCCGTCGACATCGAAGGAATCGAGTGGGCCACCGGGAACTATGTACGGCGTCCGGTGTCGGTGCCGTTCACGGCCTGA
- a CDS encoding GMC family oxidoreductase, which translates to MAHTDFDVLIIGSGFGGSVSALRLVEKGYRVGVIEAGRRFEDDQFAKTSWRLNKFVWAPKLGLMGIQRVHMLKDVMVLAGAGVGGGSLNYANTLYKPPTPFFTDPQWNHITDWEAELTPHYEQARRMLGVVTNPSFTNSDRIMKEVADEMGAGDTFTSTPVGVFFGAKTGGTGAPGEKVADPYFGGAGPERTACTECGACMTGCRVGAKNTLLKNYLGLAERNGAQIIDRTTVDRLEQKSDGSWIVSTHGSSSWGPFGAHRRQFTADQVIVAAGTFNTQKIMHRAKGTTLPKVSDAMGVLTRTNSESILGAQARSYDASRDFSEGVAITSSFHPAANTHIEPVRYGKGSNAMAYLQTVLTDGGSVPNRVGQFLKQIIKNPFMLIRLLFVRKWSQRTVIALVMQNNNNSLTTFVRKRGPFKYVTTKQGIGEPNPTWIPEGNEATRRIADKLPSGMAGGTWGDILNMPMTAHYLGGCVISDDPAKGVIDPYHRVWNYPTLHITDGAAITANLGVNPSLSISAQAERAISLWPNKGEADTRPAQGEAYSRLAPVAPNAPVVPADAPGALRLSITPVNTKADSAS; encoded by the coding sequence ATGGCGCACACTGACTTCGACGTCCTGATCATCGGCTCCGGCTTCGGCGGAAGCGTGAGTGCTTTACGCCTGGTCGAGAAGGGATACCGCGTCGGTGTGATCGAAGCCGGACGGCGCTTCGAAGACGACCAGTTCGCCAAGACCAGCTGGCGACTGAACAAGTTCGTCTGGGCCCCGAAGCTCGGCCTGATGGGCATCCAGCGCGTCCACATGCTCAAGGACGTCATGGTCCTGGCCGGTGCCGGTGTCGGCGGCGGATCGCTCAACTACGCGAACACCCTGTACAAGCCGCCGACCCCGTTCTTCACCGACCCCCAGTGGAACCACATCACCGACTGGGAGGCGGAACTGACACCGCACTACGAGCAGGCCCGCCGCATGCTCGGCGTCGTCACCAACCCGTCGTTCACCAACTCCGACCGGATCATGAAGGAGGTGGCCGACGAGATGGGGGCCGGCGACACCTTCACCTCCACTCCGGTCGGCGTCTTCTTCGGTGCCAAGACCGGTGGCACGGGTGCTCCCGGTGAGAAGGTGGCCGATCCCTACTTCGGCGGCGCGGGCCCCGAGCGCACCGCCTGCACCGAATGCGGCGCCTGCATGACCGGTTGCCGCGTCGGCGCCAAGAACACGCTGCTGAAGAACTACCTCGGCCTCGCCGAGCGCAACGGCGCGCAGATCATCGACCGCACCACCGTCGACCGTCTGGAGCAGAAGTCCGACGGCTCGTGGATCGTGTCGACGCACGGCTCGTCGTCGTGGGGACCGTTCGGCGCGCACCGTCGTCAGTTCACCGCCGATCAGGTCATCGTCGCCGCAGGCACGTTCAACACGCAGAAGATCATGCACCGCGCCAAGGGCACCACGCTGCCGAAGGTGTCGGACGCGATGGGCGTCCTGACCCGGACCAACTCGGAGTCGATCCTCGGCGCCCAGGCGCGCTCGTACGACGCGAGCCGCGACTTCTCGGAGGGCGTCGCGATCACATCGTCGTTCCACCCGGCGGCCAACACCCACATCGAGCCGGTCCGCTACGGCAAGGGCAGCAACGCGATGGCCTACCTGCAGACCGTGCTGACCGACGGCGGCAGCGTTCCCAACCGCGTCGGTCAGTTCTTGAAGCAGATCATCAAGAACCCGTTCATGCTGATCCGTCTCCTCTTCGTCCGCAAGTGGAGCCAGCGCACGGTGATCGCCCTGGTGATGCAGAACAACAACAACTCGCTGACCACGTTCGTCCGCAAGCGCGGTCCGTTCAAGTACGTGACCACCAAGCAGGGCATCGGCGAGCCGAACCCCACGTGGATCCCGGAGGGCAACGAGGCCACCCGCCGCATCGCGGACAAGCTGCCGAGCGGCATGGCCGGCGGCACCTGGGGCGACATCCTCAACATGCCGATGACCGCGCACTACCTCGGCGGCTGCGTGATCTCCGACGACCCGGCCAAGGGCGTCATCGACCCGTACCACCGCGTGTGGAACTACCCGACGCTGCACATCACCGACGGCGCCGCGATCACCGCGAACCTGGGTGTGAACCCGTCGCTGTCGATCTCGGCGCAGGCCGAGCGCGCCATCTCGCTGTGGCCGAACAAGGGCGAGGCCGACACCCGTCCGGCGCAGGGGGAGGCCTACAGTCGGCTGGCACCCGTCGCGCCGAACGCGCCCGTCGTTCCGGCCGACGCGCCCGGCGCCCTGCGCCTCTCGATCACTCCGGTGAACACGAAGGCCGACAGCGCGTCCTAA
- the epsC gene encoding serine O-acetyltransferase EpsC, producing MSGSDPLLRTLRDDVRAAQERDPAARSAIEVALAYPGVHALWFHRVAHRMWNTGGVLRLPSRLLSQFARFVTGIEIHPGAKIGRRMFIDHGMGVVIGETTEIGEDVVMFHGSTLGGVSMSKGKRHPTVGDRVLIGAGAKVLGPITLGDDAKVGANAVVVHDVPAGHVAIGTAAAPRPSRATPEHDPYADPALFI from the coding sequence ATGTCCGGCTCGGATCCCCTCCTGCGCACCCTGCGCGACGACGTGCGTGCCGCGCAGGAGCGCGATCCGGCCGCCCGCTCGGCGATCGAGGTGGCGCTCGCCTACCCCGGCGTCCATGCCCTGTGGTTCCACCGCGTCGCTCACCGGATGTGGAACACGGGAGGCGTACTGCGGTTGCCCTCGCGCCTGTTGTCGCAGTTCGCGCGGTTCGTCACCGGCATCGAGATCCATCCCGGTGCGAAGATCGGCCGTCGGATGTTCATCGACCACGGCATGGGCGTCGTCATCGGTGAGACCACCGAGATCGGCGAGGACGTCGTGATGTTCCACGGCTCCACGCTGGGCGGCGTCAGCATGTCGAAGGGCAAGCGGCACCCGACCGTGGGCGATCGCGTGCTGATCGGTGCGGGCGCCAAGGTGCTCGGCCCGATCACGCTCGGCGACGACGCCAAGGTCGGGGCCAACGCGGTGGTGGTGCACGACGTCCCCGCCGGCCACGTCGCCATCGGCACCGCCGCGGCCCCGCGCCCGTCGCGCGCCACCCCGGAGCACGACCCGTACGCCGATCCCGCGCTCTTCATCTGA
- the cysK gene encoding cysteine synthase A: protein MSPTIFDDATALMGRTPLVRLNRITDGAEATVLAKLEYYNPTNSVKDRIGVAIVDAAEASGDLPAGGTIIEATSGNTGIALAMVGAARGYNVVLTMPESMSKERRALLRAFGAELVLTPAGEGMSGAVNAAEKIAAERRGAVLARQFANEANAEVHRRTTAEEIWADTDGGVDAVVAGIGTGGTITGIGQVLKERKPEVKVYAVEPEESAILNGGAPGPHKIQGLGANFVPEVLDTTVYDEVVDINAETALKWARRAATEEGLLVGISSGAALAAAVQIAKRPELAGKTIVVVLPDFGERYLSTPLFEGLVD from the coding sequence ATGTCCCCCACCATCTTCGACGACGCCACCGCCCTCATGGGCCGCACGCCGCTGGTTCGCCTGAACCGGATCACCGATGGCGCCGAGGCCACCGTCCTGGCCAAGCTCGAGTACTACAACCCCACCAACTCGGTGAAGGACCGCATCGGCGTCGCCATCGTCGACGCCGCCGAGGCCTCGGGCGACCTGCCCGCAGGCGGCACCATCATCGAAGCCACCAGCGGCAACACCGGCATCGCGCTCGCCATGGTCGGCGCAGCCCGCGGCTACAACGTCGTCCTGACCATGCCCGAGTCCATGTCCAAGGAGCGCCGCGCCCTGCTGCGTGCATTCGGCGCCGAACTGGTCCTGACTCCGGCGGGCGAAGGCATGTCCGGAGCGGTGAACGCCGCCGAGAAGATCGCCGCCGAGCGTCGCGGTGCCGTCCTGGCCCGCCAGTTCGCCAACGAGGCGAACGCCGAGGTGCACCGCCGCACCACCGCCGAGGAGATCTGGGCCGACACCGACGGCGGCGTGGACGCCGTGGTCGCGGGCATCGGCACCGGCGGCACCATCACCGGTATCGGCCAGGTCCTCAAGGAGCGCAAGCCCGAGGTGAAGGTCTACGCCGTGGAGCCCGAGGAGTCCGCCATCCTCAACGGCGGCGCACCCGGCCCCCACAAGATCCAGGGTCTCGGCGCCAACTTCGTCCCCGAGGTGCTCGACACCACCGTGTACGACGAGGTCGTCGACATCAACGCCGAGACCGCCCTGAAGTGGGCCCGTCGCGCCGCGACCGAGGAGGGCCTGTTGGTCGGCATCTCGTCCGGCGCCGCCCTCGCCGCCGCCGTCCAGATCGCCAAGCGTCCGGAACTGGCGGGCAAGACCATCGTCGTCGTGCTCCCCGACTTCGGCGAGCGCTACCTGTCGACGCCGCTGTTCGAGGGTCTGGTCGACTGA
- a CDS encoding energy-coupling factor transporter transmembrane component T family protein has protein sequence MIGVYVPGNSLLHRLPAGLKILLLMASIITVAVVVRTPTAAGIALAATAATFVVAWIPFRAAWAQIRGLLWLLGVLFAFQWIITDLSRAFVVTAILLASAGLAAVVTLTTRTTDMLDAIIGALRPLKRFGVRTDLIAMTFALTIRSIPLIADVLTQVDQARRARGLRAGPRVLLAPTVLAALQTADGFAETLAARGMD, from the coding sequence ATGATCGGCGTCTACGTTCCCGGGAACTCCCTGCTGCATCGGCTGCCCGCGGGCCTCAAGATCCTGCTGCTGATGGCATCGATCATCACCGTCGCCGTGGTGGTCCGCACGCCGACGGCCGCAGGCATCGCGCTGGCCGCCACCGCCGCGACGTTCGTGGTCGCCTGGATTCCCTTCCGCGCCGCGTGGGCGCAGATCCGCGGGCTGCTGTGGCTGCTCGGCGTCCTGTTCGCGTTCCAGTGGATCATCACCGACCTGAGTCGGGCGTTCGTCGTCACGGCGATCCTCCTGGCCTCGGCGGGACTCGCGGCCGTCGTCACGCTCACCACCCGGACCACCGACATGCTCGACGCGATCATCGGGGCCCTGCGCCCGCTCAAGCGGTTCGGGGTCCGCACCGATCTGATCGCCATGACCTTCGCACTGACCATCCGCAGCATCCCGCTGATCGCCGACGTCCTCACGCAGGTCGACCAGGCACGCCGCGCCCGCGGGCTCCGCGCCGGGCCGCGCGTGCTGCTGGCGCCCACGGTCCTCGCGGCACTCCAGACCGCCGACGGCTTCGCCGAGACCCTCGCCGCGCGCGGCATGGACTGA
- a CDS encoding energy-coupling factor ABC transporter ATP-binding protein translates to MPDADRSIVFDGVEHAFGDRVVLRGVDLDLREHRVGIVGANGSGKSTLARMINGLILPDRGTVTVNGLDVRKNKRKVRRDVGFIFSDPDRQIIMPTVVEDIELSLSRILSDKAERKARAREVLAEFGLDGHADQPSHQLSGGQKQLLALAAVMVVGPTILVADEPTTMLDLRNSLMLRRTFAELTEQLVVLTHDLPMLDDFDRVVVLDDGRVVADDEPGPAIAFYRSLMSR, encoded by the coding sequence GTGCCTGACGCAGACCGCTCCATCGTCTTCGACGGCGTCGAGCACGCCTTCGGCGACCGCGTCGTCCTGCGCGGCGTCGACCTCGACCTCCGCGAACACCGCGTGGGCATCGTCGGCGCCAACGGCAGCGGCAAGTCGACCCTCGCGCGGATGATCAACGGCCTGATCCTCCCCGACCGGGGCACCGTCACCGTGAACGGTCTCGACGTCCGCAAGAACAAGCGGAAGGTGCGGCGCGATGTCGGCTTCATCTTCTCCGACCCGGATCGGCAGATCATCATGCCGACCGTCGTCGAGGACATCGAACTGTCGCTCTCACGCATCCTCTCCGACAAGGCCGAACGCAAGGCGCGGGCCCGCGAAGTCCTCGCGGAGTTCGGGCTCGACGGCCATGCCGACCAGCCGTCGCACCAGCTGTCGGGCGGGCAGAAGCAGCTGCTCGCCCTGGCCGCGGTGATGGTGGTGGGGCCGACCATTCTGGTGGCCGACGAGCCGACCACGATGCTCGATCTCCGGAACTCCCTGATGCTCCGCCGAACCTTCGCGGAGTTGACCGAGCAGCTGGTGGTCCTGACCCACGACCTCCCCATGCTCGACGACTTCGACCGCGTCGTCGTCCTCGACGACGGCCGCGTGGTGGCCGACGACGAGCCCGGGCCCGCGATCGCCTTCTACCGGAGCCTGATGAGTCGATGA